The following proteins are co-located in the Castanea sativa cultivar Marrone di Chiusa Pesio chromosome 8, ASM4071231v1 genome:
- the LOC142607176 gene encoding uncharacterized protein LOC142607176: MASRSMFISCVLLLLVLCLLVLMEEAASTDCNTVFVCIYSRASVSLMTAHNRKMLAGLEEKKKTVKLGLQVSAATSMNGGSYVGSELRNTPSGPDPLHHNGGSPKMPRNSP; the protein is encoded by the exons ATGGCGTCAAGATCCATGTTTATATCATGTGTGCTTCTCCTTCTGGTTTTGTGTCTCCTTGTGCTCATGGAGGAAGCTGCTTCTACTG ATTGCAATACTGTTTTTGTGTGCATTTACTCCAGGGCATCTGTTTCCTTGATGACTGCTCACAACAGAAAG ATGCTTGCTGGTttggaggagaagaaaaagactGTGAAGCTTGGCCTGCAAGTTTCAGCTGCAACCAGTATGAATGGTGGGAGCTATGTGGGTTCGGAGTTAAGAAATACTCCCTCTGGTCCAGACCCATTACACCATAACGGGGGCAGTCCCAAAATGCCAAGAAATAGTCCTTGA